GCGCAGGCTGAACCGGGAAAAGAGATCCTCGTTCGAATTGTCTCCATGCTGGTCGGATTGATCCGTAGCACATCCCCTGATCGTGTGCATGAGCCGGGAGCCGTCTACGAGCCGGATCGGCAAAGGGCGGGGGATTAAGATTAAGATTAAGATTACGATTACGATTACGATTACGATTAGGAATTAACGACCTCATCAGAACTGCCATGCGCCCGGTGCGATTCCAGTTCGTTGAATCGCACCATTCACGCGGATCGACGGGTGTTAATGATGGACATTCTTTCCCGTTTCTGTCACGCTATAGCCGCGAATTCGCTGACCCAGACCGATTAAGGAAACACGACATGAAAAAACTGCGCGTGGGCGTGGTGGGATGTGGAAAGATCAGCGGGATCTATTTCAAGAACATCCCCCATTTTGACGCTTTGGAACTCTCCGCCTGTGCCGATTTGAACCGCGAGCGGGCCGATGCTGCGGCGAAGGAATACAAGATTCCCCGCGTGCTCGACACAGAAGCGCTTCTTTCGGACAAGGATATCGACGTCGTGCTCAACCTGACCGTGCCCCAGGCGCATGTGTCGGTGAACCTCAAAGCCATTGAGAACGGCAAGCACGTCTTCGTCGAGAAACCGTTCGCCCTTTCTCTGGCCGAGGGGCAGAAAGTGCTTGATTTGGCCAAACAGAAGGGTGTGCTGGTGGGCTGTGCCCCCGACACCGTTCTCGGTGGCGGCTACCAGACGGTGCGTCGCGAACTGGATGCGGGCGCCATCGGCCGGCCGACATCCGCCATGGCGTTCATGCTCTGCCATGGCCACGAGTCGTGGCACCCCGACCCCGAATTCTACTATCTGAAGGGTGGTGGCCCCATGCTTGACATGGGCCCTTATTACATCACGGCGCTTGTCACCAGCCTCGGCCCCGTGCGCCGCGTCAGTGCCGAGACCGGGTTGGCGCTCGCCGAGCGCACCATCACCAGTCAGCCCAAGTCCGGAAAGAAGATACCGGTGGAAGTGCCCACCCATCAGACCGGCACGCTTCTGTTCGACGGCGGCATCATCGCCACCGTTGTCATGAGTTTCGACATCTGGGCTCACCATCTGCCGCGCATCGAGATTCACGGCACCACGGGCAGCCTCTCCTGCCCCGATCCGAACACCTTCGGCGGCAAGGTGGAAGTGTACAGTGGCGAGAAAAATGCGTCGTGGAGGGAAATGACCAACCTGAGGCGCTTCAACGAGAACAGCCGCGGCCTCGGCCTGGCCGATCTCGCACAAGCCGTGCAGGAAGGCCGTGCTCCCCGCGCTTCCGGTGAACTGGCCCTGCATGTGCTCGAAGTCATGCTCGCCTTTGACAAGTCCTCCAAAGAGGGCAAGCACGTGAACATCGGCACCCGGATCGAGCGGCCGGCGCCTCGAACCGATGCCGCCATCGCATCGACCCTTCCCTAACGGAGTTCATTCATGAGAAAGAAAGCACTGGTGACGTGGGGCGGCTGGGAAGGACATGACCCCCAGCAAACATCGGCCTTGGCCCGCGAAATCCTCGAAGCCGAAGGTTTTGAGGTGCTGTATGTGAACACGCTTGACGTGTATACCGATGCGGCCCTCATGGCGTCTCTCGACCTGATCGTGCCCGTGTGGACGATGGCCGAGATCACCGGGGAGCAGTCCAAGGCCCTTCAGAACACCATCGGTGAGGGATGCGGCCTCGCCGGATGGCACGGTGGCATGTGCGACAG
This portion of the Lentisphaerota bacterium genome encodes:
- a CDS encoding Gfo/Idh/MocA family oxidoreductase, translating into MKKLRVGVVGCGKISGIYFKNIPHFDALELSACADLNRERADAAAKEYKIPRVLDTEALLSDKDIDVVLNLTVPQAHVSVNLKAIENGKHVFVEKPFALSLAEGQKVLDLAKQKGVLVGCAPDTVLGGGYQTVRRELDAGAIGRPTSAMAFMLCHGHESWHPDPEFYYLKGGGPMLDMGPYYITALVTSLGPVRRVSAETGLALAERTITSQPKSGKKIPVEVPTHQTGTLLFDGGIIATVVMSFDIWAHHLPRIEIHGTTGSLSCPDPNTFGGKVEVYSGEKNASWREMTNLRRFNENSRGLGLADLAQAVQEGRAPRASGELALHVLEVMLAFDKSSKEGKHVNIGTRIERPAPRTDAAIASTLP